One Caulobacter segnis genomic window carries:
- a CDS encoding FMN-binding negative transcriptional regulator gives MHPAPAFRVEDRAVLLDFIRAHPFVTFVASVGGRLFVAQSPVVIRDLDGEVALDFHLSRGNLLTPHLTQGFRAVALATGLDAYVSPDWYESADQVPTWNYQSVEAEGSVAPLDEAELVALLDDLSAQEEGRLLPKKPWTRDKMKAGKFESMLRGIQGGRLFVERLQGTFKLSQNKADADRLGAAKGLGDHPIAQLMRDVP, from the coding sequence ATGCACCCGGCGCCGGCCTTCCGCGTCGAGGACCGGGCGGTCCTGCTCGACTTCATCCGAGCGCATCCGTTCGTGACCTTCGTCGCCAGCGTCGGTGGCCGGCTGTTCGTGGCCCAGTCGCCGGTCGTGATCCGCGACCTGGACGGCGAGGTCGCCCTCGACTTCCATCTATCGCGCGGCAACCTGCTGACGCCGCATCTTACGCAGGGCTTCCGGGCGGTGGCGCTGGCCACGGGCCTCGACGCCTATGTCAGCCCCGACTGGTACGAGAGCGCCGACCAGGTGCCGACCTGGAACTATCAGTCGGTCGAGGCCGAGGGTTCCGTCGCGCCGCTGGACGAGGCGGAGCTGGTCGCCCTGCTGGACGACCTCTCGGCCCAGGAGGAGGGGCGTCTGCTCCCCAAGAAGCCCTGGACCCGCGACAAGATGAAGGCCGGCAAGTTCGAGAGCATGCTGCGCGGCATCCAGGGCGGGCGGTTGTTCGTCGAGCGGCTGCAGGGCACGTTCAAGCTCTCGCAGAACAAGGCCGACGCCGATCGGCTGGGCGCGGCCAAGGGGCTGGGCGATCATCCGATCGCGCAGCTCATGAGAGACGTCCCCTAG
- a CDS encoding N-acetylmuramoyl-L-alanine amidase — MSLSIIEAPSPNFDARKAVPDMVVLHYTGMETGEAAIERLRDPEAKVSAHYCVEEDGRIFRLVPEERRAWHAGAAFWKGVKDINSASIGIEIVNPGHEFGYRPFPEAQIASVINLLADVRSRWMIPDSRILGHSDIAPARKIDPGELFPWKRLAQSGHGLWIEPAPSPGAPLGQGEEGTGVFALQAGLTRLGFDCAPTGKYDEWTTTVVSAFQRHWLQNRFDGIADGETRARLVGLLRAAAE; from the coding sequence ATGAGTCTGTCCATCATCGAGGCCCCGTCGCCGAACTTCGACGCCCGCAAGGCGGTGCCGGACATGGTGGTGCTCCACTATACCGGCATGGAGACGGGCGAGGCCGCGATCGAGCGCTTGCGCGACCCCGAGGCCAAGGTCTCGGCCCACTATTGCGTGGAGGAGGACGGCCGCATCTTCCGCCTCGTGCCCGAGGAGCGTCGCGCCTGGCACGCCGGCGCGGCCTTCTGGAAGGGCGTCAAGGACATCAACTCGGCCTCGATCGGCATCGAGATCGTCAATCCCGGCCACGAGTTCGGCTATCGCCCGTTTCCGGAGGCGCAGATCGCCTCGGTGATCAACCTGCTGGCCGACGTGCGCTCGCGCTGGATGATCCCCGACAGCCGGATCCTGGGGCATTCCGACATCGCCCCCGCCCGCAAGATCGATCCGGGCGAGCTGTTCCCGTGGAAGCGCCTGGCGCAAAGCGGCCACGGCTTGTGGATCGAGCCCGCGCCGTCGCCCGGCGCGCCGCTGGGCCAAGGCGAGGAGGGGACCGGCGTCTTCGCGCTGCAGGCCGGCCTGACCCGCCTGGGCTTCGACTGCGCCCCGACGGGCAAGTACGACGAGTGGACCACGACCGTGGTCTCGGCCTTCCAGCGTCACTGGCTGCAGAACCGCTTCGACGGCATCGCCGACGGCGAGACCCGGGCGCGGCTGGTGGGATTGCTGCGCGCGGCGGCCGAGTAA
- a CDS encoding DMT family transporter, which yields MSLRDFGVLILVCLVWASSNIISKLVVAHWGVPPLYYAAVRFAVVAILTLPWLLPAPRPTWRMVLVGLLMGGGNFALLFMGFKTASPSAASVVIQVGVPFTTLLSVLILGEKIRWRRGVGIALTLLGAVVVMWSPHGLELSAGLWLIVAAAFTGSLGAVMMKQVEGVKPLQFQAWVGFSSFWPLAAMSAVMEPGQVAAGFHAGWPFVGAVAFSALVVSVVAHTAYYGLIQRYEANLIAPLTLMTPLFTIGMGVVVTHDHFDLRMGIGAALALLGVLIIALRRNQVMPLLMSIRNRAL from the coding sequence ATGTCCCTTCGCGACTTCGGCGTCCTGATCCTCGTCTGCCTGGTCTGGGCCAGCAGCAACATCATTTCCAAGCTGGTGGTCGCCCATTGGGGCGTGCCGCCGCTTTACTACGCCGCTGTGCGCTTCGCGGTGGTCGCGATCCTGACCCTGCCTTGGCTGCTGCCGGCGCCGCGGCCGACCTGGCGGATGGTGCTGGTGGGCCTCTTGATGGGCGGCGGCAACTTCGCCCTGCTGTTCATGGGCTTCAAGACCGCTTCGCCGTCAGCGGCCTCGGTGGTGATCCAGGTCGGCGTGCCGTTCACGACCCTGCTGTCGGTGCTGATCCTGGGCGAGAAGATCCGCTGGCGGCGTGGCGTGGGCATCGCTCTGACGCTGCTGGGCGCGGTGGTCGTCATGTGGAGCCCGCACGGCCTGGAGCTGTCGGCCGGGCTCTGGCTGATCGTCGCGGCCGCCTTCACCGGCTCGCTGGGGGCGGTGATGATGAAACAGGTCGAGGGCGTGAAGCCGTTGCAATTCCAGGCCTGGGTCGGCTTTTCGTCCTTCTGGCCGCTGGCGGCGATGAGCGCCGTTATGGAGCCCGGGCAGGTCGCGGCGGGCTTCCACGCCGGCTGGCCGTTCGTCGGCGCGGTGGCGTTCTCGGCCCTGGTGGTTTCGGTCGTGGCCCATACGGCCTATTACGGGCTGATCCAGCGCTACGAGGCCAACCTGATCGCTCCGCTTACCCTGATGACGCCGCTGTTCACCATCGGCATGGGCGTCGTGGTCACCCACGATCACTTCGATCTGCGGATGGGGATCGGCGCGGCCCTGGCGCTGCTGGGCGTTCTGATCATCGCGCTTCGGCGGAATCAGGTCATGCCCTTGCTGATGTCGATCCGGAACCGCGCCCTATGA
- a CDS encoding flavin-containing monooxygenase yields the protein MAMEHVDVLIVGAGLSGIGAAYHLRKHCPGKTYAILEGREAIGGTWDLFRYPGIRSDSDMYTLGYSFKPWKAAKAIADGPSILSYVRETARENDVDRHIRFRHLVKRASWSTETATWTVEAEHDGLTVKFTCGFLYMCSGYYRYSAGYTPDFSGAERFQGRVVHPQHWPEDLDYAGKKVVVIGSGATAVTLVPEMAKTAAHVTMLQRSPTYVVSRPAEDGVANWLRSKLPAMTAYGITRWKNVLFQMLFFNLARKKPEKTKERLLGLVREHLGPDYDVATHFTPRYNPWDQRLCLVPDADLFDSIKAGTSSVVTDHIETFTETGIQLKSGKALDADIIVTATGLQMQLLSGMEVVVDGKVANLAQSMSYKGMMFSDVPNLASAFGYTNASWTLKADLTSEYVCRLLNHMNRTGVDYCVAHADSAVEAAPWLDFTSGYVTRAMDQFPKQGLRKPWKVHQNYALDLVALRFGKVDDGVMTFGRKTGAKAPPVTAKAA from the coding sequence ATGGCCATGGAACATGTCGACGTACTGATCGTGGGCGCGGGGCTTTCGGGGATCGGCGCGGCCTATCACCTGAGGAAGCATTGCCCGGGCAAGACCTACGCGATCCTGGAAGGGCGCGAGGCGATCGGCGGCACCTGGGACCTGTTCCGCTATCCGGGCATCCGCTCCGACAGCGACATGTACACCCTGGGTTACTCGTTCAAGCCGTGGAAGGCCGCCAAGGCCATCGCCGACGGCCCGTCGATCCTGAGCTACGTACGCGAGACGGCCCGCGAGAACGACGTCGACCGCCACATCCGCTTCCGCCACCTGGTCAAGCGCGCCAGTTGGTCCACCGAGACCGCGACGTGGACGGTCGAGGCCGAGCACGACGGCCTGACCGTCAAGTTCACCTGCGGCTTCCTCTACATGTGCTCCGGCTACTATCGCTATTCAGCCGGCTACACGCCCGACTTCTCGGGGGCCGAGCGCTTCCAGGGTCGCGTCGTCCACCCGCAGCACTGGCCCGAGGACTTGGACTACGCCGGCAAGAAGGTCGTGGTGATCGGCAGCGGCGCCACCGCCGTGACCCTGGTACCGGAGATGGCCAAGACGGCCGCCCACGTGACCATGCTGCAGCGCTCGCCGACCTATGTGGTCTCGCGTCCAGCCGAGGATGGCGTCGCCAACTGGCTGCGCTCAAAGCTGCCAGCCATGACCGCCTACGGCATCACCCGCTGGAAGAACGTTCTCTTCCAGATGCTGTTCTTCAACCTGGCGCGGAAGAAGCCGGAGAAGACCAAGGAGCGGCTGCTGGGCCTGGTGCGCGAGCACCTGGGGCCGGACTACGACGTCGCCACCCACTTCACGCCCCGCTACAATCCGTGGGACCAGCGCCTGTGCCTGGTGCCTGACGCGGATCTCTTCGACTCGATCAAGGCCGGGACGAGCTCGGTGGTCACCGATCACATCGAGACCTTCACCGAGACCGGGATCCAGCTGAAGTCCGGCAAGGCCCTGGACGCCGACATCATCGTCACCGCCACCGGCCTGCAGATGCAGCTGTTGAGCGGCATGGAGGTCGTGGTCGACGGGAAGGTCGCCAACCTGGCCCAGTCGATGAGCTACAAGGGCATGATGTTCAGCGACGTGCCGAACCTGGCTTCCGCCTTCGGCTACACCAACGCCAGCTGGACCCTGAAGGCGGACCTGACCAGCGAATATGTCTGCCGCCTGCTGAACCACATGAACCGCACGGGCGTCGACTACTGCGTGGCGCACGCCGACAGCGCGGTCGAGGCCGCGCCGTGGCTGGACTTCACCTCGGGCTACGTCACCCGCGCCATGGACCAGTTCCCGAAGCAGGGCCTGCGCAAACCCTGGAAGGTGCACCAGAACTACGCCCTCGACCTGGTGGCCCTGCGCTTCGGCAAGGTCGACGACGGGGTGATGACGTTCGGGCGCAAGACGGGGGCGAAGGCGCCGCCGGTCACCGCCAAGGCCGCCTAG
- a CDS encoding oxygenase MpaB family protein has product MAEPSSYLGWKIDYASPPGEPAYLDPGSVHWRIYKNPIALAVGGVAAVLLEFADARIRSGVWDHSTYKADPIGRSKRTGIAAMVGVYGPQAAARRVIQGVTNMHTRVVGNTPKGEAYKALDPELLDWVSATAGYGFLNAYDRFVAPLSEAEKTRFYGEAGPIARLYGVKSSPGSQADFMAMMDRLAPRFEPHPIVEEFLAIIQSGKAAPNAPKFLHKALARAAVSLLPPIVRQKLALGREYDLTLVDTLALKAAGKLADRIPVKGSPPCQASARLGLPYDFLYRSRAEQKRLLEAHHNPLIPAKAGTQAEA; this is encoded by the coding sequence ATGGCCGAACCGTCCTCGTACCTGGGCTGGAAGATCGACTACGCCAGCCCGCCCGGCGAGCCCGCCTATCTGGATCCGGGCTCGGTTCACTGGCGGATCTACAAGAACCCGATCGCCCTGGCGGTCGGCGGCGTCGCGGCCGTGCTGCTGGAGTTCGCCGACGCGCGGATCCGTTCGGGCGTCTGGGACCACTCGACCTACAAGGCGGACCCGATCGGGCGCTCCAAGCGCACGGGCATCGCGGCCATGGTCGGGGTCTACGGCCCGCAAGCCGCCGCGCGGCGGGTGATCCAGGGCGTCACCAACATGCATACGCGGGTGGTCGGAAACACCCCCAAGGGCGAGGCCTACAAGGCGCTGGATCCCGAGCTGCTGGACTGGGTCAGCGCCACCGCCGGCTACGGCTTCCTCAACGCCTATGACCGCTTCGTCGCGCCGTTGAGCGAGGCCGAGAAGACTCGGTTTTACGGCGAGGCCGGGCCGATCGCGCGACTGTACGGCGTGAAGTCCTCGCCCGGCTCCCAGGCGGACTTCATGGCGATGATGGACAGGCTGGCGCCGCGCTTCGAGCCGCACCCGATCGTCGAGGAGTTCCTGGCCATCATCCAGTCGGGAAAGGCCGCGCCGAATGCGCCCAAGTTCCTGCACAAGGCCCTGGCCCGCGCGGCGGTGTCGCTGCTGCCGCCGATCGTGCGCCAGAAGCTGGCGCTGGGCCGCGAATACGACCTGACGCTCGTCGACACCCTGGCTCTGAAGGCGGCCGGCAAGCTGGCCGACCGGATCCCGGTGAAGGGCTCCCCGCCTTGCCAGGCCAGCGCGCGATTGGGCCTGCCATACGACTTCCTCTACAGGAGTCGGGCCGAGCAGAAACGGCTGCTGGAGGCTCACCACAATCCGCTCATCCCCGCGAAAGCGGGGACCCAAGCCGAGGCCTGA
- a CDS encoding DUF3052 family protein, producing MGKEASGVWGQLSDGESEGKLLWEPPKLIFRGAVRGIYQGHALRNLRTEGDDLVLSDGTRFTLEPGQAEKWLHAILNPPSRLDKLGVKPGMTVVVDGVEDDEFLAELSTRVEPVEADEADGVDILFLAAEDLADLDRLEDLMWTLADKGAIWIVTQKGKGAPLKDTDVLTAARGFGLSDTKVCAFSKTHTALRFVKRKTPKAAPAPAVDAEEVFDEE from the coding sequence ATGGGCAAGGAAGCGAGTGGCGTCTGGGGCCAGCTGTCGGACGGCGAAAGCGAGGGCAAGCTTCTGTGGGAGCCGCCCAAGCTGATCTTCCGCGGCGCGGTGCGCGGCATCTACCAGGGGCATGCCCTGCGGAACCTTCGCACGGAAGGCGACGACCTCGTCCTGAGCGACGGCACCCGCTTCACCCTCGAGCCTGGCCAGGCCGAGAAGTGGCTCCACGCGATCCTCAATCCGCCCTCGCGCCTGGACAAGCTGGGCGTGAAGCCCGGCATGACTGTGGTGGTCGACGGCGTCGAGGACGATGAGTTCCTGGCCGAGCTGTCGACCCGTGTCGAACCGGTCGAGGCCGACGAGGCCGATGGGGTCGACATCCTGTTCCTGGCCGCCGAGGACCTGGCTGATCTCGACCGGCTGGAGGACCTGATGTGGACCCTGGCTGACAAGGGCGCGATCTGGATCGTCACCCAGAAAGGCAAGGGCGCGCCGCTGAAGGACACCGACGTGCTGACCGCCGCGCGGGGTTTCGGCCTGTCCGACACCAAGGTCTGCGCCTTCTCCAAGACCCACACCGCCCTGCGGTTCGTGAAGCGCAAGACGCCCAAGGCCGCGCCGGCGCCGGCCGTCGATGCGGAAGAGGTGTTCGACGAAGAATAG
- a CDS encoding crotonase/enoyl-CoA hydratase family protein, protein MSQSLILTEKRGHVAILTLNRPEAMNALGAPGDGDQVAAACEAINDDQDIRCVILTGAGKAFSAGGDVKAMKAREGAFGGNGVAVRDGYRKNIHRIVRAIYGLEVPSIAAVNGAAIGLGCDVACMTDIRIAADTARFGVTFLKLGLIPGDGGAWLMPRTIGMSRAAELLFTGDVIDAAKAAEWGLISKAVPAETLMDEAMALATRIAAQPPHALRMAKSLLKHGQTASYDTLMEMSAAAQAIAHHTEDHMEGVDAILEKRTPTFKGA, encoded by the coding sequence ATGTCTCAGTCCCTGATCCTCACCGAGAAACGCGGCCACGTCGCCATCCTCACCCTGAACCGGCCGGAGGCGATGAACGCCTTGGGCGCGCCGGGTGATGGCGACCAGGTGGCGGCCGCCTGCGAGGCGATCAACGACGACCAGGACATCCGCTGCGTGATCCTGACCGGTGCGGGCAAGGCCTTCTCGGCCGGCGGCGACGTCAAGGCGATGAAGGCCCGCGAGGGGGCGTTCGGCGGCAACGGCGTGGCGGTGCGCGACGGCTATCGCAAGAACATCCACCGCATCGTCCGGGCCATCTACGGTCTGGAGGTCCCCTCGATCGCGGCGGTGAACGGGGCGGCGATCGGCCTGGGCTGCGACGTGGCCTGCATGACCGACATCCGCATCGCCGCCGATACGGCGAGGTTTGGCGTCACCTTCCTGAAGCTGGGCCTGATCCCCGGCGACGGCGGGGCCTGGCTGATGCCCCGCACGATCGGCATGAGCCGCGCCGCCGAGCTGCTGTTCACCGGCGACGTCATCGACGCGGCCAAGGCCGCCGAGTGGGGCCTGATCAGCAAGGCCGTGCCCGCCGAGACGCTGATGGACGAGGCCATGGCGCTGGCGACCAGGATCGCGGCCCAGCCGCCGCACGCCCTGCGCATGGCCAAGAGCCTGCTCAAGCACGGCCAGACCGCCAGCTACGACACCCTGATGGAGATGAGCGCGGCCGCCCAGGCCATCGCCCACCACACCGAGGACCACATGGAAGGCGTCGACGCGATCCTCGAAAAGCGCACGCCGACATTCAAGGGCGCATAG
- a CDS encoding response regulator produces MTEHAKARHVLIIEDEILVAFEVEALLAEMGFTSFDIADSAADALTLAIANPPDLITADYRIVGGTGVEAVEAIQRRLGRIPVVYVTGNADQLQGRLTPIVDKPISARILAEACARASTT; encoded by the coding sequence ATGACCGAGCACGCGAAGGCCCGACACGTGTTGATTATCGAGGATGAAATCCTCGTCGCGTTCGAGGTCGAGGCTCTTCTGGCGGAGATGGGCTTCACGAGTTTCGATATCGCCGACAGCGCGGCCGATGCGCTGACCCTGGCCATCGCCAATCCCCCGGATCTGATCACCGCCGACTATCGCATCGTGGGCGGCACCGGCGTCGAGGCCGTCGAGGCCATCCAGCGCCGACTGGGCCGCATCCCCGTCGTCTACGTCACCGGCAACGCCGACCAGCTGCAGGGCCGCCTGACCCCGATCGTCGACAAGCCGATCTCGGCCCGCATCCTGGCGGAAGCCTGCGCGCGGGCGTCAACGACCTGA
- a CDS encoding cation:proton antiporter — MSFFESLLVLVAAAVLLLQVSRRIKAPYPTMLAAAGVCLALVPGAPKISIEPHTALALFLAPALVDAAFDFPVAEVRRLWRPLFALVVVAVLLSAGAVAWLGVTMAGLPIAAALALGAIVAPPDAAAATAVLSSVRMPRGSIAVLKGESLLNDASALLLFSAALAFQAQGGIDQGLAVQLGLAAPGGIILGIVIARVLRFVSPLTSGTLGGNLFEFVTAFGSWMIAERLGVSPVLCLVAFAMTFARTAALRTPPRVRIHSFAVWTSAVFLLNVVAFLLMGLQARTIVAGMDRDRLMVAVGFASAVVVCLIVVRMAWVQLYLVLARRFPSLRGGYPAISLRNGVLVGWCGMRGLVTLATAFALPGNFPQRDLLVLTAFAVVLATLVVQGMTLAPLVRLLGLDREDGLGEELIRLRADLAGAALAALDGKTGEAVEHWRYRFAAVPSGSPPATGPLEARRTIGLKALHRQRLRLEELRGDGTVSADAFLILQEELDFEEVSISREDQRQIEES, encoded by the coding sequence GTGAGCTTCTTCGAAAGTCTTCTCGTCCTCGTGGCGGCCGCGGTGCTGCTGCTGCAGGTGTCGCGCCGCATCAAGGCGCCGTATCCGACGATGCTGGCGGCCGCCGGCGTCTGTCTGGCCCTGGTCCCCGGCGCGCCGAAGATCTCGATCGAGCCCCACACGGCCCTGGCCCTGTTCCTGGCTCCGGCCCTGGTCGACGCAGCCTTCGATTTCCCGGTCGCCGAGGTGCGCCGCCTGTGGCGGCCGTTGTTCGCCCTGGTGGTGGTGGCGGTGCTGCTGAGCGCCGGCGCGGTCGCCTGGCTGGGCGTGACCATGGCCGGCCTGCCGATCGCCGCCGCCCTGGCGCTGGGCGCCATCGTCGCCCCGCCCGACGCGGCCGCCGCCACGGCCGTGCTCAGCAGCGTGCGCATGCCGCGCGGCTCGATCGCGGTGCTGAAGGGCGAGAGCCTGCTGAACGACGCCTCGGCCCTGCTGCTGTTCTCGGCGGCGCTGGCCTTCCAGGCCCAGGGCGGCATCGACCAGGGGCTGGCCGTCCAGCTGGGCCTGGCGGCGCCGGGCGGGATCATCCTGGGCATCGTCATCGCCCGCGTGCTGCGCTTCGTCAGCCCGCTGACCAGCGGCACCCTGGGCGGCAACCTGTTCGAGTTCGTCACCGCCTTCGGGTCCTGGATGATCGCCGAGCGGCTGGGTGTGTCGCCGGTGCTGTGTCTGGTGGCCTTCGCCATGACATTCGCCCGCACGGCGGCCTTGCGTACGCCGCCGCGCGTGCGGATCCACAGCTTCGCCGTCTGGACCTCGGCGGTGTTCCTGCTGAACGTCGTGGCCTTCCTGCTGATGGGGTTGCAGGCCCGCACCATCGTCGCCGGCATGGACCGCGACCGGCTGATGGTGGCGGTCGGCTTCGCCTCGGCCGTGGTCGTCTGCCTGATCGTGGTGCGCATGGCCTGGGTGCAGCTCTATCTCGTCCTGGCCCGGCGGTTCCCCAGCCTGCGCGGCGGCTATCCGGCGATCAGCCTGCGCAATGGCGTGCTGGTCGGCTGGTGCGGCATGCGGGGCCTGGTCACCCTGGCCACGGCCTTCGCCCTGCCGGGCAACTTCCCACAGCGCGACCTGCTGGTGCTGACGGCCTTCGCGGTGGTGCTGGCCACCCTGGTGGTCCAGGGCATGACCCTGGCGCCGCTGGTCCGTCTCCTGGGCCTGGACCGCGAGGACGGGCTCGGCGAAGAGTTGATCCGCCTGCGCGCGGACCTGGCGGGCGCGGCCCTGGCGGCGCTGGACGGCAAGACGGGCGAGGCGGTCGAGCACTGGCGCTATCGTTTCGCCGCCGTGCCCAGCGGTTCGCCGCCCGCCACCGGCCCGCTGGAAGCGCGCCGGACCATCGGCCTCAAGGCCCTGCACCGCCAGCGGCTGCGCCTGGAGGAGCTGCGCGGCGACGGGACCGTCAGCGCCGACGCCTTCCTGATCCTACAGGAGGAGCTGGATTTCGAGGAGGTCTCGATCAGCCGCGAGGACCAGCGCCAGATCGAGGAGAGCTGA
- the dksA gene encoding RNA polymerase-binding protein DksA — protein sequence MQTATVLVEKSDYRPSEDEPFMNERQLEYFKQKLLAWKEEILRESRETVSHLQKETENHADLADRASSETDRALELRTRDRQRKLISKIDQALRRVEDGSYGYCEETGEPIGLARLDARPTATLSLEAQERHERRERVHRDD from the coding sequence ATGCAAACGGCCACTGTTCTAGTAGAGAAATCCGATTACCGTCCTTCCGAGGACGAGCCTTTTATGAACGAGCGGCAGCTTGAGTACTTCAAGCAGAAGCTGCTGGCATGGAAAGAAGAGATCCTCCGCGAATCTCGCGAGACGGTTTCCCATCTCCAGAAAGAAACCGAGAACCACGCCGATCTCGCCGATCGCGCGTCCTCGGAAACCGACCGTGCTCTCGAGCTTCGCACTCGCGACCGCCAGCGGAAGCTGATTTCCAAGATCGACCAGGCCCTGCGCCGCGTCGAGGACGGCTCCTACGGCTACTGCGAGGAGACGGGCGAGCCGATCGGCCTGGCCCGGTTGGACGCTCGCCCCACGGCGACGCTCAGCCTGGAAGCCCAGGAACGGCACGAGCGCCGCGAACGCGTCCATCGCGACGACTGA